One region of Syntrophobacterales bacterium genomic DNA includes:
- a CDS encoding permease, with protein MKERTKLLIIVAGFLAAYFIPWNHEVIRRSGLEAFMMLQDYARQHVLTCLIPAFFIAGAIAVFISQASVLKYLGAQASKFLSYSVASVSGAVLAVCSCTVLPLFAGIYMRGAGIGPATAFLYSGPAINVLAIVLTSKVLGWQLGLARAVGAVVFSVVTGLLMAFIFRKDDANRMAGQIYLPDEDKKTRKLWQDALYLLTMVLILIFASFARPSAGDAAVWKILFAAKWYVTAALLIVLAIILKAWFFKGELTSWVESSWGFMKQILPLLLGGVLVAGFLLGRPGYQALIPESVIAGLVGGNSLWANLFAALSGALMYFATLTEVPILQGLLGAGMGKGPALALLLAGPALSLPAMLTLTGIMGWKKTLTYCAIVVVMSTAAGMIYGNFIA; from the coding sequence ATGAAAGAACGAACAAAACTATTGATCATCGTGGCCGGTTTTCTGGCGGCCTATTTCATTCCTTGGAATCATGAGGTAATACGCAGGTCGGGTCTGGAGGCCTTCATGATGCTCCAGGATTACGCCCGGCAGCATGTCCTGACCTGCCTTATCCCCGCTTTTTTTATCGCCGGGGCGATCGCGGTCTTCATTTCCCAGGCCTCGGTGCTAAAGTACTTAGGCGCCCAGGCCAGCAAGTTTCTCTCCTATTCGGTCGCCTCGGTTTCGGGGGCGGTTCTGGCCGTCTGCTCCTGCACGGTGCTGCCGCTTTTCGCGGGAATCTATATGCGAGGGGCGGGAATCGGCCCCGCTACGGCCTTTCTTTATTCGGGACCGGCAATCAACGTCCTGGCGATTGTCCTGACGTCGAAGGTGCTGGGCTGGCAGTTGGGCCTGGCCCGGGCGGTTGGCGCGGTTGTTTTTTCCGTCGTGACCGGTCTTTTGATGGCGTTCATTTTCCGCAAGGATGACGCTAACCGGATGGCCGGGCAGATCTACCTTCCGGACGAGGACAAAAAAACTCGCAAGCTCTGGCAGGATGCCCTCTATTTGCTGACGATGGTGCTGATCCTCATCTTTGCTTCCTTCGCAAGGCCTTCGGCCGGTGATGCGGCTGTCTGGAAGATTCTCTTCGCCGCCAAGTGGTATGTTACAGCGGCGCTGCTGATCGTTCTGGCCATAATCCTGAAGGCATGGTTCTTCAAGGGCGAACTGACCTCCTGGGTCGAGTCAAGCTGGGGCTTCATGAAGCAGATACTGCCGCTCCTCCTGGGCGGGGTTCTTGTGGCGGGTTTTCTCCTGGGCCGTCCCGGCTACCAGGCCCTGATTCCGGAGTCGGTCATTGCCGGCCTGGTGGGCGGCAACTCCCTCTGGGCGAATCTCTTCGCCGCGCTTTCGGGGGCGCTCATGTATTTTGCGACGCTGACGGAGGTGCCGATCCTCCAGGGGCTGCTCGGCGCCGGGATGGGAAAGGGACCCGCTTTGGCTCTGCTGCTGGCAGGCCCGGCCTTGTCGCTGCCGGCAATGCTGACGCTGACGGGGATTATGGGCTGGAAAAAGACCCTTACCTACTGCGCCATCGTTGTGGTAATGTCCACTGCAGCAGGGATGATTTATGGCAATTTCATCGCATAA
- a CDS encoding metalloregulator ArsR/SmtB family transcription factor, with protein sequence MEEFIMVMKALSDPNRVKLLKLLQKREMCVCEIQAALGIAQPTVSKHLKILEVAGLVVRKKEGLWANYSLSDGSRSPYAASLLGNLRHWLEDDPKIMELFARSEGLCRSELCRIRE encoded by the coding sequence ATGGAAGAATTTATCATGGTCATGAAAGCGCTTTCCGATCCCAATCGGGTGAAGCTGCTGAAGCTGCTTCAGAAGCGCGAGATGTGCGTTTGCGAAATCCAGGCGGCCCTCGGCATTGCCCAGCCTACCGTTTCCAAGCATTTGAAGATACTGGAAGTTGCGGGGCTTGTAGTGAGGAAAAAGGAAGGTCTCTGGGCGAACTACTCGCTGAGCGACGGCAGCCGCAGCCCCTATGCGGCTTCGCTTTTGGGGAACCTTCGGCACTGGCTTGAGGACGACCCGAAGATCATGGAGCTCTTCGCCCGGAGTGAGGGTCTCTGCCGGTCAGAGCTGTGCCGTATCCGCGAGTGA
- a CDS encoding NAD(P)-dependent oxidoreductase, with translation MAETRTDSFDSKTIAFIGLGNMGAPMAERLLMAGHRLRVYARRQEAAAPLAALGATVVASPAVASRGADFVCVMVTNTSDVEAVLLGPNGAIEGAIPGALCIVFSTISAVAARNIALSLAEKGIAFIDAPVSGGVRAAREGSLAIMVGGEPEALEKARPLLELLGKAITHVGPAGSGQLAKACNQIVQVVNIQGIAEAMHFAREKGGDLEKILAAIAPGFAGSRMLDMMGPKMAKRDFSAGIEARLHEKDFRIVKEIADDAGIDLPVVTLVARQLRVLMEKGWGYDDTSSLLRVLEA, from the coding sequence ATGGCCGAGACAAGAACAGACAGCTTTGACTCAAAAACAATTGCCTTTATCGGGTTGGGGAACATGGGAGCGCCGATGGCGGAGCGTCTGCTCATGGCAGGCCACCGGTTACGCGTCTATGCGCGGCGGCAGGAAGCAGCGGCGCCGCTTGCCGCGCTGGGGGCAACAGTTGTCGCAAGCCCCGCTGTTGCCTCCCGGGGAGCCGATTTTGTCTGTGTCATGGTGACCAATACAAGTGACGTCGAAGCCGTCCTGCTCGGGCCGAACGGCGCCATCGAGGGCGCGATCCCCGGAGCGCTTTGCATCGTTTTCAGCACCATTTCCGCTGTCGCCGCGCGCAATATCGCCCTGTCGCTTGCGGAAAAGGGGATCGCTTTTATCGATGCCCCCGTTTCCGGCGGCGTCAGGGCGGCCCGCGAAGGATCGCTTGCCATTATGGTCGGAGGCGAGCCGGAAGCGCTGGAAAAAGCCAGGCCGCTTCTGGAGCTTCTGGGAAAGGCGATTACCCATGTCGGCCCGGCTGGCAGCGGCCAGCTTGCCAAGGCCTGCAATCAGATTGTCCAGGTTGTCAACATCCAGGGAATAGCCGAAGCGATGCATTTTGCCCGGGAAAAGGGGGGCGATTTGGAAAAAATTCTTGCCGCCATTGCCCCGGGTTTTGCCGGAAGCCGGATGCTGGACATGATGGGCCCCAAGATGGCGAAACGGGATTTTTCCGCCGGGATCGAGGCGCGCCTGCATGAGAAGGATTTCCGCATTGTCAAGGAAATAGCCGACGATGCCGGCATTGATCTGCCCGTGGTAACCCTGGTAGCCAGGCAACTAAGGGTTCTGATGGAAAAGGGCTGGGGATACGACGACACCTCCTCGCTGTTGCGGGTGCTGGAGGCGTAG
- the trpE gene encoding anthranilate synthase component I: MHVPDFETFKKLANEGNLIPVFRELLADAETPVTLLLKLADRPRVFLLESVEGGEKWGRYSFLGTDPKITVRIRKDHVIIEENGESRRIPHKGDPLGVLEELLGRRRPVSLGELPRFYGGAVGFFGYDTVRYFERLPEHRIPGSDQDDAVFLITDTMVIFDNVRHTIKIVSSAAIDEDTNLQTAYSDAVRKIDELLEILRSPAVPVISSSQPPIPEESFHPEIEKQEYLAMVDQAREYIMAGDVIQVVLAQRFHRPTTASPAALYRALRFVNPSPYLFFLKIDDTHLIGSSPEVMVRLEEGIAELKPIAGTRRRGKTEQEDRELADELLQDPKERAEHVMLVDLGRNDLGRVACTGSVQVNRLMAVERYSHVMHLVSLLQAQMQEGKNAYDLLRATFPAGTLSGAPKVRAMEIIAELEPSPRGAYGGAVGYFSYGGNADFCITIRTLLLRKGEVFIQVGAGIVADSDPESEYQETLGKAEGVFQAVRLAENGLEL; the protein is encoded by the coding sequence ATGCATGTACCGGATTTTGAAACCTTCAAAAAACTGGCGAACGAGGGAAACCTGATCCCCGTTTTCCGCGAACTGCTCGCAGATGCGGAAACACCCGTGACGCTGCTGCTCAAACTGGCTGATCGGCCCCGGGTGTTTCTGCTGGAAAGCGTGGAAGGAGGTGAAAAATGGGGGCGTTACAGCTTTCTCGGAACTGATCCGAAGATCACCGTGAGGATTCGTAAAGATCATGTGATTATTGAGGAAAATGGAGAATCCCGGCGAATTCCTCATAAGGGAGACCCGCTCGGAGTTCTGGAGGAGCTGCTGGGGCGCCGGCGCCCGGTGTCCTTGGGGGAACTGCCCCGTTTTTACGGCGGCGCCGTCGGTTTTTTCGGTTACGACACCGTTCGTTATTTTGAGCGGCTTCCCGAGCACCGAATTCCCGGCAGCGATCAAGACGATGCCGTCTTTCTCATAACCGATACCATGGTCATTTTCGACAATGTCCGGCACACGATAAAAATCGTCTCCTCGGCTGCGATCGACGAAGACACGAACCTGCAAACGGCATACTCGGACGCGGTGCGGAAAATCGATGAGCTGCTGGAAATTCTGCGCTCTCCCGCCGTTCCCGTAATCAGCAGTTCCCAACCCCCCATACCGGAGGAATCGTTTCACCCGGAGATAGAAAAACAGGAGTATCTGGCGATGGTTGACCAGGCGCGAGAGTACATCATGGCCGGAGACGTCATCCAGGTTGTCCTGGCGCAACGATTCCACCGACCGACAACCGCGTCCCCCGCTGCTCTCTACCGGGCCCTGCGCTTTGTAAACCCCTCCCCCTACCTTTTCTTTCTGAAGATAGACGACACGCATCTCATTGGTTCCTCCCCGGAGGTGATGGTCCGGCTCGAGGAGGGCATAGCCGAGCTCAAGCCGATTGCGGGGACCCGACGCCGGGGGAAAACCGAGCAGGAAGACCGGGAGCTTGCCGACGAACTACTGCAGGATCCGAAGGAACGGGCCGAGCATGTCATGCTGGTGGACCTGGGGCGCAACGACCTGGGACGCGTTGCTTGCACCGGCAGCGTTCAGGTCAATCGGCTGATGGCGGTGGAGCGCTATTCCCACGTCATGCACCTTGTTTCGCTCTTGCAGGCGCAAATGCAGGAGGGGAAGAACGCCTATGATCTGCTGCGGGCGACCTTTCCCGCCGGGACACTGAGCGGCGCCCCGAAGGTACGGGCGATGGAGATCATTGCGGAGCTGGAACCATCCCCGCGCGGGGCTTATGGCGGGGCGGTGGGTTATTTCAGCTATGGAGGAAACGCAGATTTCTGCATCACGATTCGCACGCTGCTGCTTCGCAAGGGCGAGGTCTTTATCCAGGTTGGGGCGGGAATCGTCGCCGATTCCGATCCGGAAAGCGAATATCAGGAAACGCTGGGCAAGGCGGAGGGGGTTTTCCAGGCGGTGCGCCTTGCGGAAAACGGCCTGGAGCTGTAG
- a CDS encoding aminodeoxychorismate/anthranilate synthase component II translates to MILMIDNYDSFTYNLVQYISQLGGEVEVQRNDAITLAQIEALQPEAIVVSPGPCTPDQAGISVAVIRRFHQELPILGVCLGHQAIGQAFGGRVIRAKRVMHGKTSPIANDGRTIFAGLANPFTAGRYHSLIVERNSLPDCLEISAETAEGEIMGLRHRSLPIEGIQFHPESILTPSGKRLIRNFLTMVKH, encoded by the coding sequence ATGATTTTGATGATCGATAATTATGACTCGTTCACCTACAATCTGGTGCAGTACATAAGCCAACTGGGCGGCGAGGTGGAGGTGCAGCGCAATGATGCGATCACGCTTGCGCAAATCGAGGCGCTGCAGCCGGAGGCGATCGTCGTCTCGCCGGGCCCCTGCACGCCCGACCAGGCGGGAATCAGCGTCGCGGTGATCCGCCGTTTTCACCAGGAGCTGCCGATCCTCGGAGTCTGCCTTGGACATCAGGCAATCGGCCAGGCCTTCGGGGGGCGCGTCATCCGGGCCAAGCGAGTCATGCATGGAAAAACCTCGCCGATCGCCAATGACGGCAGGACGATCTTTGCCGGCCTTGCCAACCCGTTTACCGCCGGCCGCTATCATTCGCTGATTGTCGAGCGGAACTCGCTGCCCGACTGCCTCGAAATCAGCGCGGAAACCGCCGAAGGGGAAATCATGGGGTTGCGGCACCGGTCGCTGCCGATTGAGGGAATCCAGTTTCATCCCGAATCGATTCTGACGCCGTCCGGCAAAAGGCTCATCCGCAATTTCCTGACAATGGTGAAACATTAA
- the trpD gene encoding anthranilate phosphoribosyltransferase — MIKETIAKLVVGENLREEEMLSAMGEIMEGAATPAQIAAFMTALRIKGETVEELTGAARTMRRMATRIDARSSVVVDTCGTGGDGMNTFNISTTTAFVVAAAGLTVAKHGNRAVSSRCGSADVLEALGVNINVGPEIMEECLQQIGLAFLFAPQLHGAMKYALGPRREIGIRTIFNMLGPLTNPAGATAQLIGVYDPKLTEMFAGVLKNLGTKRAFIVHGGGLDEATVTGETRVSELNEGLISTYNIDPLDLLGEIYPDKDLAGGDAEKNAGITLDILTGRASGASRQIVVLNAALAIVAGGKANTIAGGIAAAQECINSGAALEKLHELKERSNN; from the coding sequence ATGATCAAGGAAACAATAGCGAAACTGGTTGTCGGCGAAAATCTGCGGGAAGAGGAGATGCTCTCGGCCATGGGGGAGATTATGGAAGGGGCGGCCACTCCCGCCCAGATCGCCGCCTTCATGACGGCGCTTCGGATCAAGGGCGAAACTGTCGAGGAACTGACCGGGGCCGCCCGGACCATGCGGCGAATGGCGACGAGGATCGATGCCCGTTCGTCAGTGGTCGTCGATACCTGCGGCACCGGCGGCGACGGTATGAATACCTTCAATATCTCGACGACAACGGCCTTCGTTGTCGCAGCAGCAGGGTTGACCGTCGCCAAGCACGGCAACCGGGCCGTCTCGAGCCGCTGCGGCAGCGCCGATGTCCTCGAAGCACTGGGCGTCAACATCAACGTCGGGCCGGAAATCATGGAGGAGTGCCTCCAGCAGATCGGGCTCGCCTTTCTCTTCGCCCCGCAACTCCACGGCGCGATGAAATACGCGCTCGGCCCCCGCCGGGAAATCGGCATCCGCACCATTTTCAATATGCTGGGACCGCTGACCAACCCCGCCGGGGCGACGGCGCAGCTCATCGGCGTGTATGATCCGAAGCTTACGGAGATGTTTGCCGGGGTATTGAAAAATCTCGGGACAAAACGGGCGTTTATCGTGCACGGCGGCGGCCTTGACGAGGCGACCGTCACCGGGGAGACGAGGGTCTCGGAATTGAACGAAGGGCTTATTTCCACTTACAATATCGATCCGCTGGATTTACTGGGGGAGATTTATCCGGATAAAGATCTTGCCGGCGGGGATGCCGAAAAAAACGCCGGGATCACGCTGGATATCCTCACTGGAAGAGCCTCCGGGGCGTCCCGGCAGATTGTCGTTCTAAATGCGGCGCTCGCCATCGTCGCCGGGGGCAAGGCAAACACCATCGCCGGGGGGATTGCGGCGGCGCAAGAGTGCATCAACAGCGGCGCCGCCCTGGAGAAGCTGCACGAGCTGAAAGAGAGGAGCAACAATTGA
- the trpC gene encoding indole-3-glycerol phosphate synthase TrpC gives MILAEIVAKKRNEVATRQKKTPFRALAEKIARLPPTRDFSTALKREIAIIAELKRRSPSHGLLRKEFDPAKIALLYEKNGAAAISVLTDETFFGGSDNDIAAVKNAVLLPVLRKEFIIDPYQIAETRAIGADALLLIASLLGERELRDYRKQAESLGLAALVEVHSQEELWAALASGARIIGVNNRNLDTLATDLCVSRELGPLLPPGLTKVSESGIETETDIAALRAAGFNAFLIGGALLSSPDPGAKLRNLTKMRGT, from the coding sequence TTGATCCTGGCCGAAATTGTTGCGAAAAAGCGGAACGAAGTCGCCACGCGCCAGAAGAAAACACCCTTCAGGGCATTGGCAGAGAAGATTGCCCGGCTGCCTCCGACAAGAGATTTTTCCACGGCGCTGAAGCGGGAAATCGCGATCATCGCCGAGCTCAAGCGGCGCTCTCCCTCTCATGGCCTGCTCCGCAAGGAGTTTGATCCGGCAAAAATCGCCCTTCTCTATGAGAAAAACGGGGCGGCGGCTATCTCGGTTTTGACGGACGAGACCTTTTTTGGGGGAAGCGACAATGACATCGCTGCCGTCAAAAACGCCGTTTTGCTCCCAGTCCTCCGGAAGGAGTTCATTATCGATCCCTATCAGATCGCGGAAACCAGGGCGATCGGGGCTGACGCCCTCCTCCTGATCGCGTCCCTCCTTGGCGAAAGGGAACTCCGCGACTACCGCAAGCAAGCGGAATCACTTGGCCTCGCAGCGCTGGTGGAGGTCCACAGCCAGGAAGAACTCTGGGCCGCGCTTGCCTCCGGCGCCCGCATTATCGGCGTCAACAATCGAAATTTGGATACATTGGCAACAGACCTTTGCGTTTCGCGGGAGCTGGGACCGCTGCTCCCTCCCGGACTGACAAAAGTCAGCGAAAGCGGTATAGAAACAGAAACCGACATCGCCGCGCTGCGCGCGGCCGGGTTCAACGCGTTTCTGATCGGCGGGGCGCTCCTTTCCTCTCCGGACCCTGGGGCGAAGCTGAGAAATTTGACAAAAATGAGGGGAACATGA
- a CDS encoding phosphoribosylanthranilate isomerase, whose product MTEIKICGITNSEDALAAAALGANALGFIFQATSPRYISPIEAKEIIELLPPAITRVGVFVNSGGDEVKKTADICGLDIIQLHGDESPEYCRRFPPKSLVKAVFLSSNDDLACLGSYHVRAFLADSRHDGRYGGTGRKANWELAARAAEKYPLILAGGLSETNIAAALTKVKPAAVDINSGIEKAPGIKDHERMRQLIAVVKNHDRASSGGGSTAANGIFAHRGLTSPAIS is encoded by the coding sequence ATGACTGAAATCAAGATCTGCGGAATCACCAACAGCGAGGACGCCCTCGCAGCAGCAGCTTTGGGGGCAAATGCACTTGGGTTTATCTTTCAAGCGACAAGTCCCCGATATATATCTCCGATAGAGGCAAAGGAAATAATAGAGCTGCTGCCGCCCGCCATAACCAGGGTCGGGGTTTTCGTCAACAGCGGTGGGGACGAGGTAAAAAAGACAGCCGACATCTGCGGGCTGGACATAATCCAGTTGCATGGAGACGAGTCCCCGGAATACTGCCGCCGTTTCCCGCCGAAGTCGCTAGTAAAGGCCGTTTTTCTCAGCAGTAATGATGACCTTGCCTGCCTCGGCAGCTACCATGTCCGGGCCTTCCTCGCGGACTCCCGCCATGACGGCCGGTACGGCGGAACCGGCAGGAAGGCCAACTGGGAGCTTGCCGCCCGGGCCGCTGAGAAATATCCGCTGATCCTCGCCGGGGGACTAAGCGAGACAAATATCGCCGCCGCCCTGACAAAGGTGAAGCCGGCAGCCGTCGATATCAACAGCGGCATTGAGAAAGCGCCGGGGATAAAGGATCATGAACGAATGAGGCAGCTCATCGCGGTCGTGAAAAATCATGACCGGGCCTCATCAGGCGGCGGCTCTACCGCTGCAAACGGCATTTTCGCGCACAGAGGCCTTACTTCGCCTGCCATTTCCTGA
- the trpB gene encoding tryptophan synthase subunit beta, with product MQTRLPDKNGHFGIFGGRYAAETLMPALLELDIAYKAARQDKSFQKEFSFYLHEYAGRKTPLYEARRFSEALGGAKIYLKREDMNHTGSHKINNTLGQTLLARRMGKKKVIAETGAGQHGVATATAAALLGMECRIFMGTEDIRRQAHNVFRMKILGAEVVPVSAGTATLKDAMNEAMRAWVASVRDTFYVIGTTAGPHPYPAMVRDFQSVIGREAKKQILQKEGRLPDLLVACIGGGSNALGLFYPFLGDGAVAMTGVEAGGKGLTTGFHAASITAGQIGVLHGNKTYLLQSDSGQVLDAYSIAAGLDYPGVGPEHAWLADKGRVNYLTVTDEEAVAAFMLLSQLEGIIPALESSHALAHAIKIAPGMAREKIIIVNLSGRGDKDAQTISESKEGKK from the coding sequence ATGCAAACCAGACTGCCGGATAAAAACGGCCATTTCGGAATTTTCGGGGGGCGCTACGCGGCCGAAACGCTGATGCCCGCCCTGCTGGAGCTGGATATTGCCTACAAGGCGGCCAGACAGGACAAGAGCTTCCAAAAGGAGTTCAGCTTTTATCTTCATGAGTACGCGGGACGCAAGACGCCGCTCTACGAGGCACGGCGCTTCTCCGAGGCCCTCGGCGGGGCAAAGATCTACCTGAAGCGGGAGGACATGAACCACACCGGCTCGCACAAGATAAACAACACGCTGGGACAGACGCTTTTGGCCCGGCGGATGGGCAAGAAAAAGGTGATCGCGGAAACCGGGGCAGGTCAGCACGGCGTTGCAACCGCGACCGCCGCCGCCCTGCTGGGCATGGAATGCCGGATTTTCATGGGGACGGAGGACATCCGCAGGCAGGCGCACAACGTCTTCCGGATGAAAATCCTTGGGGCCGAAGTCGTACCGGTTTCAGCCGGAACCGCAACCCTCAAGGACGCGATGAACGAGGCCATGCGCGCCTGGGTCGCCTCGGTGCGCGACACGTTCTATGTGATCGGCACAACGGCCGGACCGCATCCCTACCCGGCAATGGTGCGCGATTTTCAGAGCGTCATCGGCAGGGAGGCGAAAAAACAGATCCTGCAAAAGGAGGGTCGGTTGCCCGATCTGCTTGTCGCCTGCATCGGAGGGGGCAGCAACGCCCTGGGGCTTTTTTATCCGTTTCTCGGCGATGGCGCGGTCGCGATGACCGGCGTGGAAGCGGGAGGAAAGGGTCTGACAACGGGGTTTCATGCCGCGAGCATTACCGCCGGGCAAATCGGGGTTCTGCATGGCAACAAAACCTACCTTCTCCAGAGCGACTCCGGTCAGGTTCTTGACGCCTATTCGATCGCCGCCGGGCTTGACTATCCCGGGGTCGGGCCGGAGCATGCCTGGCTTGCCGATAAGGGCCGGGTAAACTATCTGACCGTCACCGACGAAGAGGCCGTGGCTGCCTTCATGCTGCTGTCGCAGTTGGAGGGGATCATCCCCGCGCTGGAGAGCTCGCACGCCCTCGCCCATGCAATCAAAATCGCCCCCGGCATGGCCAGGGAGAAAATAATCATCGTCAATCTCTCTGGCCGCGGAGACAAGGATGCGCAGACGATCTCCGAAAGCAAGGAGGGAAAAAAGTAA
- the trpA gene encoding tryptophan synthase subunit alpha, producing the protein MGRIEEKFVALKKEGKKAFIAYITAGDPDLRTTGMLIPALEQAGVDIIEIGMPFSDPAADGPVIQAASERALKKGIRLDDIFKMIAAVRKKSRLPIVLFGYYNPVLHYGNAAFAAAAGASGVDGILVVDLPPEEADELRRYTDPVGLSFITLIAPTTGLARVRKMVGRASGFLYYISATGVTGTAKPVLEDIRKDMKNLRTITSLPTVVGFGISTPEQAAGIAALADGVVVGSALVKLIGANGKSNELLADIASFAAGIRQALDFAPLNQAESPVKGEKRSSGKKKS; encoded by the coding sequence ATGGGAAGAATTGAAGAAAAATTTGTCGCCCTAAAAAAAGAGGGGAAAAAGGCCTTCATTGCTTACATTACCGCGGGCGATCCCGATTTGCGGACAACCGGGATGCTGATTCCTGCATTGGAGCAGGCCGGGGTGGATATCATCGAAATCGGCATGCCCTTTTCCGATCCCGCCGCGGACGGCCCGGTAATCCAGGCGGCCTCTGAACGGGCGCTGAAAAAGGGGATAAGGCTGGATGACATCTTTAAAATGATTGCCGCCGTCCGTAAAAAGAGTCGGCTGCCGATCGTTCTTTTCGGTTATTACAATCCTGTTCTGCACTATGGAAACGCTGCCTTCGCCGCCGCAGCAGGGGCTTCCGGGGTGGACGGAATTCTCGTTGTCGATCTTCCCCCCGAGGAAGCCGATGAACTGCGGCGCTACACGGACCCGGTCGGGCTTTCATTCATCACCCTCATCGCCCCGACGACCGGACTGGCGCGAGTCCGAAAAATGGTTGGCCGGGCGTCGGGATTTCTGTACTACATTTCCGCAACCGGCGTCACCGGAACGGCCAAGCCGGTGCTTGAAGATATACGCAAGGACATGAAAAACCTGCGGACAATTACCTCGCTCCCAACCGTCGTTGGCTTCGGGATCTCAACGCCCGAGCAGGCGGCCGGCATCGCGGCTTTGGCCGACGGCGTGGTGGTCGGCAGCGCCTTGGTAAAGCTGATCGGCGCAAATGGCAAGAGCAACGAGCTGCTTGCGGACATCGCTTCCTTCGCGGCAGGAATTCGTCAGGCGCTCGACTTCGCACCGCTGAATCAGGCCGAATCTCCGGTAAAGGGCGAGAAAAGAAGCTCCGGGAAGAAAAAATCTTGA
- a CDS encoding nitronate monooxygenase, with translation MLKTRITEMFGIERPIVQGGMMWISRAELAAGVANAGGIGFMTALTFANPEDLRAEIRKCQNLTDKPFGVNLTFLPTLRPPDYPAYIKVCAEEGIKFLETAGRNPEPYMEQIKAAGIKVIHKCTSVRHAIKAEKIGCDAISIDGFEAAGHPGEDDVTSLILIPLTRDAIKIPFIASGGFADGRGLVAALALGADGMNMGTRFAATKETPMHINLKQAIVDHSELDTKLIMRTLKNTERVLNNEMSRKVLEIEGRPGDTKIEDLIPYVSGLVGKQMLAEGDIEKGNFAIGLSMGLVKDIPSCKELLDGIMAEAEAIIKKRLPGLVC, from the coding sequence ATGTTAAAGACGCGTATTACCGAGATGTTCGGCATTGAGCGCCCGATTGTCCAGGGCGGAATGATGTGGATATCAAGGGCGGAGCTTGCCGCGGGCGTCGCCAACGCCGGGGGCATCGGCTTCATGACCGCCCTGACTTTTGCGAACCCTGAAGACCTGCGCGCGGAAATCCGCAAGTGCCAAAACCTGACCGACAAGCCTTTCGGCGTCAACCTGACCTTTCTGCCGACCCTGCGCCCCCCGGACTACCCCGCCTATATCAAGGTATGCGCCGAGGAGGGGATAAAATTCTTAGAGACCGCCGGCAGAAACCCTGAACCCTATATGGAACAGATCAAGGCCGCCGGGATCAAGGTGATCCACAAATGCACCTCGGTCCGTCATGCGATCAAGGCGGAGAAAATCGGCTGCGACGCGATCAGTATCGACGGCTTCGAGGCGGCCGGTCACCCGGGCGAGGACGATGTAACCTCTTTGATACTCATTCCGCTGACACGAGACGCTATAAAAATCCCGTTCATCGCCTCCGGCGGTTTTGCCGATGGCAGGGGTCTGGTGGCGGCATTGGCGCTGGGCGCCGATGGCATGAACATGGGGACGCGCTTTGCGGCCACCAAGGAAACGCCGATGCATATCAACCTCAAACAGGCCATTGTTGACCACAGTGAACTCGATACAAAGCTGATCATGAGAACGCTGAAAAACACCGAACGGGTGCTCAACAACGAGATGTCCAGAAAGGTGCTGGAGATCGAAGGCCGGCCCGGAGATACGAAAATTGAGGATCTCATCCCCTACGTGTCGGGGTTGGTGGGGAAACAGATGCTCGCAGAGGGAGACATCGAGAAGGGCAATTTCGCGATCGGCCTCAGCATGGGGCTGGTAAAAGACATCCCCTCCTGCAAGGAACTTTTGGACGGCATTATGGCCGAAGCCGAGGCCATTATCAAAAAGCGCCTGCCCGGACTTGTTTGTTGA